The window CAGCCAACCAGCAGCGGATGAAAGACCGCTTTGACAAGTTACGGTGGGTTAGGCCACCTGTCATAACCACCTCCGACTGGGTCAGGATCAGACGGCCCAACCGCGACAAGCTCCAGTCCTTCTGGTCAAACGCCAGATTGGACCAGCCACTTTCCAGCTGACCCGCTTAGGGGTCACACACTACAAGCGCATGGCGTTTGGATTCAGCTCTGCCCCCCAGCTGCTTCCAAAAGATCATGACGTCCATCTTTGCTGGGTCCCAAGGGGTGGCTATCTACCTCGATGACGTTGTTGTTCACGGGCCTGGTACGCTGCGCTCAACTTTAGTcgctgtcactagccggctacaaCCCCCTTACTCTTAACATGCACctaagaggctgctgccctatgtacatagtcatggaacacaggtcactttaatcatgtttacataccggcctatcctatttaactattgctgtacatatactattgTTCAGATGTACCACATTTATATTTATACTCTGGACtatgacattgctcgtcctaatatttctaaattcaattattttactttttagaTGCAtgcattgttgtgaattgttcgatattggagctgggaacacaagcattttgctaaacCCACAATATATGCTaaatacagtgtattcagaaagtattcagaccccttcactttttgttacattacagccttattctaaaatgactTAAATTGAAAAGCATAGAAAAAGAttatctacacaataccccataatggttTCCAGAAGTATAGAAACctgaaataccacatttacataagtattcagaccctttactcagtactttgttgaagcacctttggcagcgattacggcctcgagtcttcttgggtatgacgctataagcttggcacacctgcatttggggagtttctcccattcttctctgcagatcctctcaagctctgtcaggttggatggggagcgtcactgcacagctattttcaggtctctccagagatgttcgatcaggttcaagttcgggctctggctgggccactcaaggacattcagagacttgttccgaagccactcctgagttgtcttggctgtgtgcttagggtcgtggtcctcttggaaggtgaaccttcaccccagtctgagatcccgAGCACTCtagatcaggttttcatcaaagatctctctgtactttgctctgttcatctttcccctcgatcctgacaagtttacccatccctgcctctgaaaaacatccccatagcatgaccctgtcaccaccatgcttcaacgtagggatggtattggccaggtgatgagcagtgcatggtttcctccagacatgacgcatGACAAacagtccaaagagttcaatcttggtttcatcagaccagagtccttttaggtgctttttggcaaactccaagtgggctgtcatgtgccttttactgaggagaggcttccatctggccacaataccataaaggcctgattggtggagtgctgcagagatggttgtccttctggaaggttttcccatctccacagaggaactctggagctctgtcagagtgaccatcgggttcttggtcacctccctgaccaaggcccttctcccgattgctcagtttggccgggcggccagctctaggaagagtcttagtggttccaaacttcttccatttaagaatgatggaggccactgtgttcttggggacattcaattatggcagaaatattttggtacctttccccagatctgtgcctcgacacaatcgtgTCTcagtgctctgacatgcactgtcaactgtgggagttTATatgtggggcagcaggtagcctagtggttagagcattggaatagtaaccgaaaggttgcaagatcaaatccccgagctgacaaggtaaaaaaaaaaaaaaatcataataagtctttctgcccctgaacaaggcagttagcctaggaacattgggttgtcattgaaaataagattttgttaactgactttcctagctTAAAATAAAACAGACCAATGtgcacctttccaaatcatgtccaattgaaTTGACCTCAGgtgggctccaatcaagttgaagaaacattgcaaggatgatcaatgtaaacaggatgcacctgagctcatttggAGTCTCATTTCAAAGAGTCTTAATACTTACAAGGTatcagtttattttttatacattttcaaaacaaaaaaaactgtttgctcggtcattgtgtgtggattgatcaGGGGGAAGAATATTTAATagataaggttgtaacgtaaccaAATTTGGAAAAATTTAACTGTATGTGTATGCAAACAATGAGACTTGATTTGGAgctattgaaaataagaatttgttcttaactgacttgcctagttaaataaaggtaaaaaaatattcaGCCACCcgtgtcatagactgttctctctgctacccatcgtggtaatttcctgtattactaaacattgagagagcaaaccacacacacacacaagtcagagttatattataaagtccatctttaattaaatgagcttcaccatagcccttttTGACTcccagatcaattcagtgtctataaatcaATTCTCTGAGAGTGTTTAAAAAATGGCATTCTTCTATtgcaaagatccaccccctagtcgacatgacaaaccacagataATAGGAACTTCACAGTGCCTTTTACTTGAAAgcggagtatcccatagccagatatAAATTATCATTCAATTTGGTCTCCTAAACGAAGTTCTTATCTCATTCTTGGTACAACATAGTACCAaaccattacctcatccaatggcatatatcaattgtaaattctagatactcccatctcaaatacacccccccccccccccccggacaagatcagaaaagacagtgagcctcttaggtcatatactaggtcaacatcagaggggacatacaatggttccagacactgccatactcTTCCCCCAAaggggaaaagtagggagtgactagcacacagacattgtggagccaagagataattggttccccctcaatcatcccttcacatggttttaAAGATAcgttcacatatgaagacaagcctgacctcttcCCTCTCTGGGGCCCAAGTAACTTTTCCCACATAAGCATACTTATGAAAAttgataaaacatcttatttatcaatcttacctaactaattctgattcagccaCGGCATGCGGTTGCAGAGCACCaattctaggtccaaaaggcttaacagcttctactcccaagccacaagactgaacagctaatcaaatggctacccaaactatttgcattgtccatCCCATTTAAATTTgactaataaaaaataaaaaacattgttacacctgttgtattcggcacgtgacaaataacatttgatttgaattaaaaaggaaagattcacccattttgaatgttatcaTATTTGTGCATATCTGAGCGATGTGCTATCGGCcaaaaacatgaaatgaccctgGGAAATCGATAGAACATTGCTCAGTGATGCACAAATTcgatataacattcaaaatggatgaatcTTTCCTTTTGAGGAAGTTCACTTAATGTTCAATATTattgtaaaataaaaaagcatGTAGTTAAACTATAATTAGGATTTCATTAGATGTTGCCCATAAACTAGCAAGCTGTCTAAAGTACAGAAATTACACAAATATTCCCATTTCAAAATAAAACATCTGGAATAATGTTCTTGCCAAAGGTTTGtttaaataattttaaaaaataaatcaatttcACAAAATATGCTATTTGCTTGTGATTCCACTGTACTAAACACCTCTGAGAGACAGGGGAAAAGATTTGAAAGTCAAGGATTTTCAAAAtggtcaaacacaatttacacagtatacaaaacattaggaacatcttcctaatattgagttgcacacccttttcaccctcaattcatcagggcatggctTCTTCAAGTTGgcgaaagcgttccacatggatgctggcccatgttgactccaatgcagttgtgtcaagttggctggatgtcctttgggtggtggatcattcttgatagaCATGGGAAAAGGTTGCGCCTgccaccataccccattcaaaagggCAATTAAATCCGTCTTGCCCACATAaacaattgtctcgaggcttaaaataataatttaaccCATCTCCTCCACTTAATCTAcaatgactgaagtggattttcacaagtgacatcaataagggatcatagactgaccaggaaaatccaggtgaaagctatgtcatggaaaaacAGAGTGTACAAATCATTAGGAATGTCAGTGTATAAGGTACTCTTACACAATTAAACACCACACAAAGCAAGTTAAAATCTACTTTTTTTTAATGTTGGTGCATTAGTCTTAAAGTTGCTAGTTAACAAATTAGAATTTGATGAAATGTGATGAAGTGTGTGGACACAACCCGAAGTAGTGATCAGTTTTACATACATTTCCTGTACACACGGTGAAAAAAACAGACATTTCTTCTGACCTAAACATTTCAAAGTGTTATGGACAAAAATAAAGTACTGTATAGAGCGATGGGTTAGAAAAACAAATGGGCCAAAAACTCATCTGATAAACCTAAAAACACCTTAAATATTAAATGAAatgcaggtaaaaaaaaataaaaaataaaaagtgttcAGAAAATTGGCTTACTTAAATTTAGGCACTAAGTATAACCATGGAAAAAAACGTATCAATCAACCTAAGACGCAACGCAAGGCTTCTTGGTTCGCCGTATCTTTTTGCCACATTCCGTTGCCCATTTCTCAAGCCACCAGCAattccacaacaacaaaaaagacagTTGTTAAAGCAATAGACGTAACTGTGACGTGTCGggataaaataaaaataactgaggcgagagaggcacaAATACTCCGTCAAGATCAAATTGCTCTAAACTGTCAAGTCATCTTTACACTCTTTACTTAGAGACTCTACCATGGTGATCCACAAACCAAATGGACACAATCACTTATGAGATGGGCTCATCTACAGTCAAGGAAGCTGCCAATACAGTCATCTAAATGTCGGTTTGCCTGCCGGTGACAAAACTAAAGTATTTATGTGTATTATTATACATGTAAAAGGTATACAGAGACACTAAGCGCTATTGGTTGAATGCATAGATTTTGACAGTCGTTTCAAATGCACAGTGTAACATGGTAAATCCAAACTAAATCCCCCTACATTTCAATATCGTATAACGTCAAGAGATTCCGTTTGGACTCGCATGAAGAGCATTCCCAATGGTCAACATGACATGTTTCACTAGACAGACACTAGAGAGTCATCTGCTGCTTTGAAAGTCCTCCAGAGCAGAAAAGCGTTGGTTTACACTTTGATTCATGCATGCAGATCTAATCTACAAGGCTAAATGTTCACCGCAGTACAATTAACTGCacatgaatcccccccccccccccaaaaaatatatataccccTATCGTATATTGCATGAGTGTgactatttctgtttaaaaaaaaaaaaaaaagattaaatgCCACAGTCTCTTATAAATAAGAACTTACACATAATGGCTCGTCGTTGTGAAAGAGATTGGTGAGAGTGTGTGGTTTAAAGCCACAAAGAGTTCCTAACACGAGGAATGCTTACAAGGGAAGCTGGTAATATTACACAATGACTTCTACTTCATATAGGCTATAATTCTATTCAATTCCAAATTCACTTTGAGCTGGTTGGACAGTATTATGATGATTAGCTAgctatatttataaaaaagtaggTATTTACATACATGTATATCTTACATGAAAAATGCTTTATCATGCTCTGGCGATAACTATTATTTAGTTCTTGAGGTAACAATTATCAATTCATTTATTCATAGCCAAATGACTGCACGCACAGCAAACCACCCTTGCCAGTTATACCTGTAGTTAAAAGGAACCATATGGCTTAAGATTCTGTACAAATCACTACGGTCATTcatacacacgctcacacacaccgtAGTGGAGGCTAGTGGGAGGGGCTATAGGagaacgggctcattgtaatgtctgggATGGAGTCAAACGTGATTTCCATATGCTCGACGCTTTTGATACCGTTCCAATAAttgcattccagccattacaatgagctcttcctcctatagctcccacagcagcctcctctggtacCTATTATACTCTTCTTATAATCTTAGTAACGTTCATTGTTATTTTCTTACTCGTGATTACGAGAACACTCTAAATTGACTGACTAGGTAAACAACAGCAGCCGGGCCAAACGTACGGTAGGTCCACCGCCACAGAGCCAGGGGTAGCTaacactgttagctagctagccaaaagCCATGCAGAAGAGTAACAAAAGGAATATTTTGTGATGGGGGAATTACTAGCCAACTGCCCAAATCAGGGGCTGTATTCACAGACTGAGCAGTGGCCAATGTGGCTAGATGTGTGTGATTGGCCTATATGGTCACATGATCATTCTTATctatacatacaggttacattaCAGTGATGAGAAGCTTGTCCTCTGGACATATATAGGGGACAGCCAGACCTGGGTGGAATAATCCAGGTGTGCTTTGTTTAGCTTGTCAGGCACAACAGAACCAATGAAATCATTCCAAAAGTGCAAACTCCACATGCCAAACAATTTAAATCAAGCTCAAGTATTTTGAATATTTGAAATAGGTACTCAACCCAGGTCTGATAGGGAGGGGTACCCACAATGCACTCCTGTTCAAGAACTAAACTAAGTCTCCTCCAGACTCACAGTATCTGTTCATGTCTGCTTCCGCCTGTGCTGCCACCAACATGTCCCAAAGAACCCGTTATCAGTCAAAGGAGCATTCACATCCCTGATTTCACCGTTGACCGTTCCCTTTCATCACTGTcaggagactggggaggagagggttgTGCTAACACAGACACATGTGTTGTACAAGGAGAGGCTATCACCGCATCAGAGTTCCAACGGGAGACCGTGTGGTGCTTAGAACAGGGGCGTGCCAGGGGGGGGCGGGGGGTTGGTTCAGCAGGTGTTCATAGAACCTCCCCCTGGATCAGTAGATATCAGGAAGGTCAGAGTATTTCCTATCAAAGTAGCCCCCTTTGTAGAGCCAGTCCTGAGAGGACGTGTAGGGGTTTGTACCTGACTGGAACCATCTGGAAGACACGATAACACACAATTATGGTTTActtaaaaaaattacaaatatatacatacacacatgtatgtatgtatgtatgtatgtatgtatgtatgtatgtatgtatgtatgtaacacacacacacacacacatatatacacacacacacacaccactgtttacCTTATTATTATGAAAGTATTttatgaaaaaaaaatatatatttatattgaaATGTGAGGACACCCAAGTTCTCACCGAGTGGACCATTCCTCCTCGTCCTTGGAACGGTCTTTCCGCGCCgacctctgtttctcctccagcCTCGCCTTCTCTCGACTGGCCTGATCTGCACAAACAAGAACATAGGATCTTCTATTACTCATTTGATACATGGCCCTCCTGACCACTATTATTCTGTAATTAAAAACTGACACACAACCATAACTTCAATAAACCAGACTAATACCTTGGCTATGTGGATATTTTACTGTTCAATGGATTTTAACCCcgccaccccacacacacacacacactaagaacaGAAAGGACTCTGAAAACAAATAGGACATGTGAATGCACCACCCAAAGGGAATGCTAGAGGGCAGCCTCATCTAGCAAGTGTGGGGATGTAGCAGAAAGACTATTACCCATATCTCCGTTCTCCATGGCTCTGATGTCGGGCCGCAGGCGGCAGTCTGTGGGGGCCAGGGTGGCCTGCATACCAGGCTCCAGCTCATTCAGTGACATGGCAAAGTTAGTGAAGTTATACATCTGGAAAAACAAGATCCTACAGAATTAACACCATCAAAAtcgatgtgcgtgtgtgtgtgtgtaaacttaaGTAGGAGTGCTTCAGGTATTCTAGAACAATCACAGGTGCTCTTGGAAGGGAATAGTAATTGAAAAGAAAAAGGCAGACACTCGTGTGGGTTTGAAAGATTTAAAAGCCTTTATTTATGGGCCAAGTCATTATTAAAATACACCAACGGGCATCAGCTTAGGCCTTCATCAGTGTGTGGAGGACAAAGCAATGAAATATCCTAGACACACCTGTGCCTAGGTGATCACAGGTAATTGATCTATTGGCCACTAGGGACCTGCATAAGAAACATATACGCTCAACTTGTATATGTGTACGAGCATGTGAATGTACACGTTTCTTTGTTCACACGCCGGCGTGCGTTACCTGAGCAGAGTGTTGGGGTCGTGACGATATCCTCCACAGCAGGGTGCTGCCAGGGATCACAGCTACCGTCTCCAGGACCTCAGGCATGTTGTCTGCATCGTCACCGTCGACCCCCTCAGGCTCCTCCTGTGTACAGGTACACAGACCACACCggtacacacagaccacacaggcGCGCGCAGACACACGTCTGATATAAATAGCCCTTTTTTCAAAACCAAATGAAATGCTTTTATTCATGAGGAAaaatacacaacaacaaaaaacatcagAAATGACTTAAGGGATGTTTACTTCGTGTACCATGAGTATCCCATGTCTACTGCAAACAGAATACTGAAATGAACATATAACATACTGTTCTCACTGGTTTACTATATGGGTCTTTCTAGAAACTAGGGTACCGGCGAGGATTTTCTGCGGTGGACAACTTGTTTCCGCTGTTGATAAGTCATCGATAATAATCTGCCAATTTTGTTAATGTCAATACATTAAGGGGGGGGGGGCCCGGGTTCGATGACAGATGGTCACATCCGGTTGTGACAAGGAGtctcccatagggcggcgcacaattggcccagcgtcgaccGGGTTCGGGTGAGACAAGATCAGAATtggatcgcaattggatatcacgaaattggggagaaaaaggggctaTAAATAAATAATCCTGGATCTTGTCGTTGGACAGTTTTTATGGCATCGAGATCTCGCAAAtgcttgggctcccgagtggcgcagcagtctaaggcactgtaccTGAGTGCTAGACTATCAAATTATAAATAGTAGTTATTGATTAATTAGTAGAATAGAACTCTTAATGTACTGGACTCATGAtggatctcctctctctcctttccatctTGCTACAGAGAGATGGATAACTGGGACAGCAGGCTGGAGCCACACATGAATTCAAACTTTTTTTATTAAATAAAATTAGCCAAAAAGGAAACTTGGGGCTTTTCGATTTTCAGTTTTCATACTCCAGTTGAAAATGTGATTTTTATTAATACTATTTAACATTGTGTTTAAGTTAATGAAACCATTCACTATCAACCACTTCTACAGTTCAGACTAAATCATTTGGTGTGATGAACCAATAGTTAGATTATTGGATAAATGCGCCAACTCCTCTCTTacggcaaaaacattttttttttggggggggggctagtTTTCAGGCCTAGTGGGCAGGTTGAGTGGTCATTAGGCTAGAAATTGTAGCTAGCCGTGGCAACCCTGAGACCCTGAAACATCGAtctatattagctagctaacaaggtagaacagttgaactgccatgaacatacacctgtgaacagcatgctagcctgtccactttgtttaGATGTTGAGATCGAGTGGTCTACCTACCTGGATAAGAATatgcttatttctcagaatgagaacgagttgtCAATTCGTCATATAAATGCTTTTTAAGCTCATGATACATTTAGAAAAACACAGACTAAACAGCTAGCACATATCACTTtgtggctaaaatgctgctagccTTAGGCTAATTGGCACCGTAATGTTGTGCCAACAGAAACTGAGCGTTTTTCCAGAATcaatggtagcctagtggttagagcgttggactagtaaccggaaggttgcaagttcaaacacccgagccgacaaggtacaaatctgtcgttctgcccctgaacaggcagttaacccactgttcctaggctgttattgaaaataacCGCAAAGGGGCCATCTCTGTTGTTGTGAGTTTCAGGGGGAGGGGATTGTTGTGTCCTGGAAGGTGCATACTGCAAAGCACCGAAAGCGCGAAGGAGACGAGACCAAAAAGACATGAGAACAAGCAGACATAAACACTCATGAAAACAAACCAAAAAACTAGATACTTGcaatacaggcatttggaaatccGCGCTACTAAATACATCTAAATTAACTCGATATAACGCCAAGCCCTATTCACGATATAATCTGGTGATAAAGTTATGAAATGACACATTTTAAAGGGTATATAGTCCTAGGCCTATGTTGTTGTTCGGTGGAGTTACGGGCTAATTTGGCATCAATTCACTTTTATTTCTCTAAATACACGAGGAACTGCATAGCAATCTTTTTCATTTTTGTTTCAAACCATTGTCACACATTGGCCCCAtcatttatagaaagacccatataTAGAACATACATAGAGGCTACAGACTACCAACAGTGACCTAACAGactacgtttttttttttttttaccttgacaTAACGTCATGGCATGCTGCCAGAATCATCAGGAAATCAAAATCAGAGGAGAGTTATATCAAGAAAAGTAAATGTTGTATCGGCCTATTTACAATGTGTCAAACAATAAAACACAAGCTATGAAAACAAAAAAAGAGGCGCATATCTATAACCTCCCAGTAATTATTGATTGGGTAAGAAACCACCGACGTTTCGgcatccctgtgccttcttcagggtaataAAAAAAAAGACTATTCGGCTCAATCTGCTTTGAAAATAACTTGCAGGGAGGTGGACCACTGGGGGCGACCAAGCTATACTGTGTGCGAGATGTAAAGCAAGCTCTACGTTAGTATTCTGAAATGAATTCTCTGGATTCTGAGGTGTTGATGCGTGTACATGTATATAtgcgtgtaggtgtgtgtgtgtgtgtgtgtgtgtgtgtgtctttgttttttCCCACTGGTTTCCAATTTTTGACTTGTATGATCTTTCCtgctaaaataaatgtaaaaaaaccaCATCTCATTTGCTCCATGTTGTGAGACACCCACTCACCGGACTCTTCTGTTTCTTAGAGTCTGCCTTCTTCTCAGCCTTCTTGTTGGACTCGTACGTCTGGGGGTCCACGCTCCACATGCACTCGGTCCACTTCCCATAGATCACACAAAGCTTATTTTtactgccagggacagagatgggagGAGACGTCAGCAACCAAATACTGCTGTACTGACAGAGAATGACACTGTGCTATCATTGTGTGTCCTGTacggctcagttggtagagcatggcactttcaaCCCCAGGAATGTGGGTTGATTCCCAGAGCCACCCATTAGTAAAATAGatgcacgcatgactaagtcgctttggagtCTCCTAAATGGAAGATATGATTTATTATACCCACCAGGGACGTGTTTAGCAGGGAGAAAACATTTAGAAACGTTACTGAACACGACACGGGCAAAAGTGTCACCATAAAACTTACAACTGGACCAGTGAATTCAGGACCAGAGAAGTAAGCCGTAGTCAGTTTATCAGAATGATGCCAATACCTCCACATACCTCTTATCTTGAATGTAGCCCTCCACCCTGTGCAGCTCCTTCCCAAACATGCCACACGGCTTGAAGTTCAGCACACACTTATCTCCAGTACTGCTCAGGACAGAAAGGAATGAATACAATGAGGAGAACAGACAAACCATGCCATACCATTATGGCTCAACAACAGTCTTCAGTCCATACCATTATGGCTCAACGACAGTCTTCAGTCCATACCATTATGGCTCAACGACAGTCTTCCGTCCATACCATTATGGCTCAACGACAGTCTTCCGTCCATACCATTATGGCTCAACGACAGTCTTCCGTCCATACCATTATGGCTCAACGACAGTCTTCCGTCCATACCATTATGGCTCAACGACAGTCTTCAGTCCATACCATTATGGCTCAACGACAGTCTTCAGTCCATACCATTATGGCTCAACGACAGTCTTCAGTCCATACCATTATGGCTCAACGACAGTCTTCTCAAATTAAAGGGTGAATCCTAACTACCACTTAAGACACattttcacttggtttcccattGACGTCAATGCATGACGAAGTGAACATTTGACTTAAATGGAAGGTAAGACTAACCCCTAAGTCCGCTATGCTGAAAGTGGTGGATATATACACATCTGTATGCTCCCAAACCAGGAATTGAAGGTAAAATAAGATAAACTATAATATCCAGTCCTTTACTCACCTGTGGTTGAGGATTTCTACAGTGCCATACTGCTCGATCCACAGTTTGCCCAGGATGACATTGTGTACACAGCAGAAAGGGTTGGTCCACGTATAGACCTCACCGtgcctggggagaggaggggaggagaggggcagtAAACACAGCCTCAGTGCAATGGACTCACACACAACAAGAGAGACTTTGTAAAGAAAAATAGGAATACAGAAGCTGAAGTGGTACTGGCTTTGACAAAGCACTGAGAAAACAACCAAACAAAACCCTATGACCAGGtatagataaaaaaataaaacacaccCCCCCTACCGCCCACCCACCGACCCACGTTTCACTCACTTGAGGAGTTCTAGTGTGATAGTTCCCTTGGGCTCAGCCTCCACACTCTTGCCCCAGAACTTGAGTTTGGGGTAGATGGAGCCATGGAAGACAAAGTCCCCGACCAGGCTCTCAGCATGGAAGGCACTGACAGGGGGGTGGTGGCTGACCTGCTCCGAGATCAGCCTGTAGCCCTGGTCCTCGCTGGGGGGGGGGCGAGAGTAGGCAGGAGAGGAAGTGAAAAGGAGAAAGGTTGTTATCATAGCCTACTGAAAATAAGGTCAGCAGAGGAAAGCAAGTGTTGTTAAATTCATGCTTGAAGGCAGGTAAAGATGTCCTATTAAAAAAGGCCAATAACGTGTGCAGTCTAGTCAAAGACAGGAAGGAACTGTCCAGGGCTACACAGCTTTTTACAACTCCTCTCTGTGTCACTTTGTATGGGAGCGTTGCAGCCCTGTCCCCTCACCGCGTTAGTTCATAGGTCTCTCCTAGCAGAGGGTTGAAGGGCTTTCCAGTCCTGTCCCACTGCGACGCCACGG of the Oncorhynchus kisutch isolate 150728-3 linkage group LG17, Okis_V2, whole genome shotgun sequence genome contains:
- the LOC109907848 gene encoding oxysterol-binding protein-related protein 2, with amino-acid sequence MNNDDEFYDAVTGLDSDESYEGASEASFKDAGVYDVTPRSNGSTSPENGIRKRRTTLPAPMFSRNNFSVWGILKKCIGLELSKITMPIVFNEPLSFLQRITEYMEHTYLINKACLLSDSIERMQAVAAFAVSAVASQWDRTGKPFNPLLGETYELTREDQGYRLISEQVSHHPPVSAFHAESLVGDFVFHGSIYPKLKFWGKSVEAEPKGTITLELLKHGEVYTWTNPFCCVHNVILGKLWIEQYGTVEILNHSTGDKCVLNFKPCGMFGKELHRVEGYIQDKSKNKLCVIYGKWTECMWSVDPQTYESNKKAEKKADSKKQKSPEEPEGVDGDDADNMPEVLETVAVIPGSTLLWRISSRPQHSAQMYNFTNFAMSLNELEPGMQATLAPTDCRLRPDIRAMENGDMDQASREKARLEEKQRSARKDRSKDEEEWSTRWFQSGTNPYTSSQDWLYKGGYFDRKYSDLPDIY